Proteins encoded within one genomic window of Lactococcus garvieae:
- a CDS encoding PadR family transcriptional regulator, whose protein sequence is MENNTEMLKGVLEGCVMQIISQGETYGYAITQKLKEQGFTDVVEGTVYTITSRLERQKLLETEKKASEKGPARKFFKLNEAGEKELEAFWTRWDFISDKLSEIRRLQ, encoded by the coding sequence ATGGAAAATAACACAGAAATGCTGAAAGGCGTTTTGGAAGGGTGTGTAATGCAAATTATAAGCCAAGGAGAAACTTATGGTTATGCTATCACACAAAAGTTAAAAGAACAGGGCTTCACTGATGTGGTTGAGGGGACTGTTTATACTATAACTTCCAGACTTGAGCGGCAAAAACTACTTGAAACAGAAAAAAAAGCTTCTGAAAAAGGGCCAGCGCGAAAGTTTTTCAAGCTTAATGAAGCAGGAGAGAAAGAACTCGAAGCCTTTTGGACGAGGTGGGATTTCATTTCAGATAAACTTTCTGAGATAAGGAGACTACAATGA
- a CDS encoding metal ABC transporter permease: MNILFSLSDLTGLSVTMLSAFIASILLGIISGILGSFIVLRRLSLMGDALSHAVLPGVAISYMLGINVLIGATLSGILGAILIQFIIKHSNLKTDASIGIILSSFFALGIILITKAESGVDLNHILFGNILAVTPHELLQSFILLLVVVIIVKLFFKELLITSFDPTMSKAYGLNNTFYHYLLMILLTLFTISALSQVGIVLVVAMLIIPASISYLWVNTLPRMIALSSLLGVLFGIIGVLLSFQYDLPTSATIVIVGALTFAFSFFLSPRNEFIRYTQKGN; the protein is encoded by the coding sequence ATGAATATTCTTTTTTCACTTTCTGATCTTACGGGACTCAGTGTAACTATGCTGAGTGCCTTTATCGCTTCTATCTTGCTTGGAATTATTTCAGGAATTTTAGGAAGTTTCATTGTCCTTCGACGTCTGTCCCTCATGGGCGATGCCTTATCGCATGCTGTCTTGCCAGGTGTTGCTATTTCTTATATGTTAGGTATAAATGTATTGATTGGAGCAACCCTATCAGGGATTTTGGGAGCTATTCTAATTCAGTTCATCATTAAGCATAGTAATTTAAAAACCGACGCTTCGATTGGGATTATTCTGAGTAGTTTCTTTGCTTTGGGGATTATTCTAATCACTAAAGCAGAGAGTGGGGTTGATTTGAATCATATTCTCTTTGGGAATATTTTGGCAGTCACACCACACGAACTCTTGCAATCTTTTATCTTACTGCTTGTCGTTGTGATTATTGTGAAACTCTTCTTCAAAGAACTTTTAATCACTTCTTTTGATCCTACAATGTCTAAAGCTTATGGTTTGAATAATACCTTTTATCACTATCTCTTGATGATTCTTCTCACACTGTTTACAATTTCGGCCTTATCACAAGTCGGAATTGTACTCGTGGTTGCCATGTTGATTATTCCTGCTTCTATCTCTTATTTGTGGGTAAATACCCTTCCACGGATGATTGCTCTATCTTCTCTTTTAGGTGTACTCTTCGGGATAATTGGAGTCCTCCTTAGTTTCCAATACGACTTACCCACAAGCGCAACCATTGTTATTGTTGGTGCACTCACTTTTGCCTTCTCGTTTTTTCTCAGTCCAAGAAATGAATTTATCCGCTATACTCAGAAAGGAAATTAA
- a CDS encoding metal ABC transporter substrate-binding protein, with translation MKLRRLSYVALLASLLLLLTACTSKKETKDSSNKLKVVTTYSIIADIVENVGKEHVDVYSMVPRGTDPHLYDPKPKDTQAVEKADLVFYNGLNLETGKGWFDKLIKNSRKEENSFMVSQGVTPISLSEKGKESEEDPHAWLNIQNGITYAQNIEKELSKKDPQNKDAYQKNLKTYTDKLQKLDTEAKQKIATIPEQDRILVTSEGAFKYFAQQYGLTAEYIWEINTDNQGTPSQMTRINNIVKDKDVKALFVETSVSPKTMESVARQTGVNIYSKIFTDSLADKGQEGDTYYDMLKWNIDHITDGLSGK, from the coding sequence ATGAAACTCAGACGACTCTCCTATGTCGCTCTCTTAGCCTCGCTTCTCTTGCTCCTCACCGCTTGTACGTCTAAAAAAGAAACAAAAGATTCCTCAAACAAGCTGAAAGTTGTGACCACTTATTCCATCATCGCTGATATTGTTGAAAATGTTGGAAAAGAGCATGTGGATGTGTATAGTATGGTTCCACGGGGAACAGACCCGCACTTGTATGATCCTAAACCCAAAGACACTCAAGCCGTGGAAAAGGCTGATCTTGTCTTTTACAACGGCCTCAATCTTGAGACAGGAAAAGGTTGGTTTGATAAGCTGATTAAAAATAGCCGTAAAGAAGAGAACAGCTTCATGGTAAGTCAAGGTGTCACACCAATTTCCTTAAGTGAAAAAGGTAAGGAAAGCGAAGAAGACCCACATGCGTGGCTTAATATTCAGAATGGGATTACCTATGCCCAAAACATCGAAAAAGAGCTTTCAAAGAAAGACCCTCAAAATAAAGATGCCTACCAAAAGAATCTCAAAACATACACCGATAAGTTACAAAAGCTAGATACTGAAGCAAAGCAAAAAATAGCGACGATTCCTGAGCAAGACCGTATCTTAGTCACAAGTGAAGGTGCTTTTAAATACTTCGCTCAACAATACGGCCTAACCGCTGAATATATATGGGAAATTAATACCGATAATCAAGGGACACCTTCTCAAATGACACGAATAAATAATATCGTCAAAGACAAAGATGTAAAAGCCCTTTTTGTCGAGACCAGCGTTTCTCCAAAAACTATGGAGTCCGTAGCAAGACAAACTGGTGTAAATATTTACTCAAAAATCTTTACGGATTCACTGGCGGATAAAGGCCAAGAAGGAGATACCTACTATGATATGTTGAAATGGAACATTGATCATATCACAGATGGATTGAGTGGCAAGTAA
- a CDS encoding metal ABC transporter ATP-binding protein — protein MLNIQNLSVEYKGNTALDHISLQVPLGTCTGIIGPNGAGKSTLMKSILEMVPTKSGTVTINDTPVKDLKRKIAYVAQRSEIDLSFPITVFDTVLTGTYPNLKLFQKPRKKEKEKASQALHRLGLDEFKDRQISALSGGQLQRVFIARALAQEADFYFLDEPFVGIDMVSEKIIVKILEELRQAGKTIIIVHHNLHNVKEYFDYLVILNKTLISANYTAESFTNDNLQKAYGDSLGDIVIKESEV, from the coding sequence ATGTTAAACATTCAAAATTTATCCGTCGAATATAAAGGTAATACAGCCTTAGATCATATATCCTTGCAGGTTCCTCTAGGAACTTGTACGGGCATCATCGGCCCTAATGGCGCTGGAAAATCAACGTTAATGAAAAGTATCTTAGAAATGGTTCCTACCAAATCTGGTACCGTAACAATTAACGATACACCTGTCAAAGATCTCAAAAGAAAGATTGCTTATGTCGCACAACGTAGTGAGATTGATCTGAGCTTTCCTATCACCGTTTTTGACACTGTGCTGACTGGGACTTATCCCAACTTGAAACTTTTTCAAAAACCCCGTAAAAAGGAAAAAGAAAAAGCGAGTCAAGCTTTGCATCGCTTGGGACTTGATGAATTTAAAGATAGACAAATAAGTGCTTTATCTGGAGGACAGCTTCAGCGCGTCTTTATCGCACGCGCTTTAGCACAAGAAGCGGACTTTTATTTTTTAGACGAGCCTTTTGTTGGTATCGACATGGTCAGTGAAAAGATTATTGTCAAAATTCTTGAAGAATTGCGTCAAGCTGGAAAGACAATAATCATCGTCCACCATAATCTTCATAACGTAAAAGAATATTTTGACTATCTGGTTATTCTCAATAAAACATTAATCAGTGCAAACTACACTGCAGAAAGTTTTACAAATGATAATCTTCAAAAAGCCTATGGGGATTCCTTAGGTGATATCGTCATAAAAGAAAGCGAGGTCTGA
- a CDS encoding DUF1048 domain-containing protein yields the protein MNFWDRITGRDMTTARADFEKRVAYLPESYQNIWADLDTEIQRYSDLTGRNLIPILSSLLDFFEETASDQEDVSAVIGEDKEAFVAELFDQRKPIPNQSYRDKCREQLNRSVMKKLGRG from the coding sequence ATGAATTTTTGGGATAGAATTACAGGCAGAGATATGACTACTGCTAGAGCGGATTTTGAAAAACGCGTCGCTTACTTGCCAGAGTCTTATCAAAATATATGGGCGGACTTGGATACCGAAATCCAAAGATACAGTGATTTGACAGGGAGAAACCTTATACCCATCTTATCTAGCCTACTGGACTTTTTTGAAGAAACAGCTTCAGATCAAGAGGATGTATCAGCTGTGATTGGAGAGGATAAGGAAGCTTTTGTTGCAGAGCTCTTCGATCAGCGCAAGCCAATCCCAAATCAGTCCTACAGAGACAAATGTCGGGAGCAGCTCAATCGTAGTGTGATGAAAAAACTAGGAAGAGGGTAA
- a CDS encoding dihydroorotate oxidase translates to MKQETTFANAKFSNPFMNASGVHCMTIEDLKDLEKSDAGAYITKSSTLEKREGNPSPRYVDLELGSINSMGLPNLGFHYYLDYVLEVQENQDSPIFFSIAGMSKEENIEMLKAIQESRFSGITELNLSCPNVPGKPQLAYDFQATEELLEKVFTLFDKPLGVKLPPYFDLVHFDQMAEILNKFPLTYVNSVNSIGNALFIDAEEESVVIKPKEGFGGIGGQYIKPTALANVRAFYTRLKPEIQIIGTGGIETGQDAFEHLLCGATMLQIGTALHKEGPAIFTRISNELQEIMDKKGYKSIDEFRGKLKSL, encoded by the coding sequence TTGAAACAAGAAACAACTTTTGCTAACGCTAAATTTTCCAACCCTTTTATGAATGCTTCTGGCGTTCACTGTATGACCATTGAGGATTTGAAAGACTTAGAAAAATCTGATGCTGGTGCATACATTACAAAAAGTTCAACCCTAGAAAAAAGAGAAGGTAACCCTTCTCCTCGTTATGTCGATCTCGAGTTAGGCAGTATTAACTCTATGGGACTTCCTAACTTAGGCTTTCACTATTATTTAGATTATGTTTTAGAAGTACAAGAGAATCAAGACTCACCTATTTTTTTCTCAATCGCTGGGATGAGTAAAGAAGAAAATATCGAAATGTTAAAAGCTATCCAAGAAAGTCGTTTTTCTGGTATCACAGAGCTTAACCTTTCATGTCCAAATGTCCCAGGTAAACCGCAACTTGCCTATGACTTTCAAGCTACAGAAGAACTTTTGGAAAAAGTTTTTACTCTCTTTGATAAACCTCTCGGTGTAAAACTCCCACCTTACTTTGATTTGGTTCATTTCGACCAAATGGCAGAAATACTCAATAAGTTTCCACTGACTTATGTTAACTCTGTCAACAGCATTGGCAATGCCCTTTTCATTGATGCTGAGGAAGAATCCGTAGTGATTAAACCTAAAGAAGGTTTTGGTGGTATCGGTGGTCAATATATCAAACCTACTGCTTTAGCGAATGTGCGTGCGTTCTACACACGTCTTAAACCAGAGATTCAAATCATCGGTACTGGGGGTATCGAAACAGGACAAGATGCTTTTGAACATCTACTCTGCGGAGCTACTATGTTACAAATCGGTACGGCCTTGCACAAAGAAGGCCCAGCGATTTTCACCCGAATCAGTAACGAATTACAAGAAATCATGGACAAGAAAGGCTATAAGTCCATTGATGAGTTTCGAGGTAAACTTAAAAGCCTATAA